Within Pseudomonas sp. LBUM920, the genomic segment CCGTCAGATGGTCAGCCGTTCTCAGTACGACAATTCCGAAAACCTCTACAGATCCGGTGAAGCACGCCTCAAGCAGATCAAGGCCGAGTTCGACGTGTCCAGCAATCAGGCCGGTTACGCCGTGCTGCGCGCCCCCCAGGACGGTGTGGTCGCCAAGCGCGCGGTGGAAGTTGGCCAAGTGGTGTCTGCCGGCCAAACCGTCTTCACGCTGGCCGCCGATGGCGAGCGCGAAGTGCTGATCAGCCTGCCGGAGCAAGGTTTCGGCCGGTTCAAGATCGGCCAGCCGGTGTCGGTTGAGTTGTGGAGCCAGCCCGACCAACGTTTTGCCGGGCGTATCCGTGAACTGTCGCCCGCTGCCGATCCAAAATCGCGCACCTTTGCCGCCCGCGTTGCCTTCACCGGCGGCAAAGTCCCGGCCGAACTGGGCCAGAGCGCCCGCGTATTCATACAGGCTGACGGCGTGATTGCGCTGGCGGTGCCGCTGTCAGCGCTGAGTGCAGAGAATGGCGCGTCCTACGTCTGGTTGGTGCAACCAGACAACACGGTCAAGCGCACGCCGGTGCGGATCGGCGCCTTTGGTGAAAAAACCGTGCCGGTACTGGAAGGCCTGGCCCCCACCGACTGGGTGATTGCGGCCGGCGTGCATGTGCTCCATGAGGGCCAGCAGGTGCGCCCGGTGGATCGCTCCAACCGCGCGGTGAATCTGGCGGCCAACAAGGAGTAGTCCCCGATGGGTTTCAATCTTTCCGAATGGGCGTTGCGTAATCGCCAGATCGTACTGTTCCTGATGATCCTGCTGGCGGTCGTCGGTACGCTGTCCTACACCAAGCTGGGGCAAAGCGAGGACCCGCCGTTTACCTTCAAGGCCATGGTGATCAAGACCAACTGGCCTGGAGCCACGGCCCAGGAAGTCTCGCGCCAAGTCACCGAGCGTATCGAGAAAAAGCTCATGGAGACCGGCGACTATGAGCGCATCGTTTCTTTCTCGCGCCCCGGTGAATCCCAAGTCACTTTTATAGCGCGCGACGCAATGCACTCGGCGCAGATTCCGGACTTGTGGTACCAGGTGCGCAAAAAGATCAGCGACATTCGCCAGACCTTGCCGCCGGATATTCAGGGGCCGTTTTTCAACGATGAATTCGGCACCACCTTCGGCAATATCTACGCGTTGACCGGTGACGGTTTCGACTACGCCGTGCTCAAGGACTACGCCGACCGCATCCAGATTCAACTGCAACGTGTGCCGGATGTGGGCAAGGTCGAACTGCTCGGCCTGCAGGACGAAAAAATCTGGATTGAATTATCCAACCTCAAGCTCGCCACCCTCGGCCTGCCATTGGCCGCCGTGCAGCAGGCGTTGCAGGAGCAGAACGCCGTCTCTACCGCCGGCTTCTTCGAAACCCCGACCGAGCGTGTGCAGTTGCGTGTGTCCGGCAACTTCAAGACGGTGGAGGAAATCCGCAATTTCCCGATTCGCGTCGGTGACCGTACCTTTCGCATTGGCGACGTGGCCGGTATCCACCGGGGTTTCAACGACCCACCGGCACCGCGCATGCGCTACATGGGCGCGGACGCCATCGGGCTGGCCGTGGCCATGCGTGACGGCGGCGACATTCTGGTATTGGGCAAGGCCCTCGAAGGTGAATTCGCACGCCTGCAGAAGAACCTTCCGGCAGGCATGGAGCTGCGCAAGGTGTCGGACCAACCGGCCGCGGTGAAAACCAGCGTCGGCGAATTCGTCCAGGTACTCGCCGAAGCACTGGCGATCGTGTTGCTGGTGAGCTTCTTCTCCCTCGGTGTGCGCACCGGCATGGTGGTGGCCCTGGCGATTCCGCTGGTGTTGGCTATGACATTCGCCACCATGTATTACCTGGGCATCGGCTTGCACAAGATTTCCCTCGGCGCATTGGTCCTGGCCCTGGGCCTGCTGGTCGACGACGCGATCATCGCCGTGGAAATGATGGCGATCAAAATGGAGCAGGGCTACGACCGGCTCAAGGCCGCGAGCTTCGCCTGGACCAGCACTGCGTTCCCGATGCTCACCGGTACGTTGATCACCGCTGCAGGGTTTCTGCCGATTGCCACCGCGCAATCGAGCACCGGTGAATACACCCGCTCGATTTTCCAGGTCGTGACCATCGCACTGCTGGCCTCATGGGTGGCCGCCGTGGTGTTTGTGCCGTACCTGGGGGAAAAACTCCTGCCGGATCTGGCGAAAATTCATGCTGCCAAGCACGGCACCGATGGGCCCGATCCCTACGGCACACCGTTCTATCAGCGTGTACGACGTTTGGTTGAATGGTGTGTGCGTCGGCGTAAAACCGTGATCGTGCTGACGTTGCTGTTGTTTATCGGCTCGGTCGCGCTGTTCCGCTTTGTGCCGCAACAGTTCTTCCCGGCCTCCGGCCGCCTGGAGCTGATGGTCGATCTCAAGCTGGCTGAAGGGGCTTCCCTGAGCAACACCGCCGAGCAGGTCAAACGCCTGGAGGCGCTGCTCAAGGAACACGCTGGCATCGACAACTATGTGGCCTATGTCGGCACCGGTTCGCCGCGCTTCTACCTGCCGCTGGACCAGCAATTGCCGGCCGCGAGCTTCGCGCAATTTGTGGTGCTGGCCAAGACCATCGAAGAGCGTGAAAGCCTGCGCACCTGGCTGATCGAAACCCTCGACGAGCAATTCCCCGAACTGCGTTCGCGGGTCACACGCCTGGAGAACGGTCCGCCGGTGGG encodes:
- a CDS encoding efflux RND transporter periplasmic adaptor subunit — its product is MRSTFLPLALPVSLIFLLAACGHEEAAQTAPRPAMVVQPQPSAQAMDSFPGEVRARYEPDLAFRIGGKVSKRLVEEGERVKANQPLAELDPQDVRLQLEATRAQVAAAEANLSLVRAERDRYKTLMDRQMVSRSQYDNSENLYRSGEARLKQIKAEFDVSSNQAGYAVLRAPQDGVVAKRAVEVGQVVSAGQTVFTLAADGEREVLISLPEQGFGRFKIGQPVSVELWSQPDQRFAGRIRELSPAADPKSRTFAARVAFTGGKVPAELGQSARVFIQADGVIALAVPLSALSAENGASYVWLVQPDNTVKRTPVRIGAFGEKTVPVLEGLAPTDWVIAAGVHVLHEGQQVRPVDRSNRAVNLAANKE
- a CDS encoding efflux RND transporter permease subunit; the protein is MGFNLSEWALRNRQIVLFLMILLAVVGTLSYTKLGQSEDPPFTFKAMVIKTNWPGATAQEVSRQVTERIEKKLMETGDYERIVSFSRPGESQVTFIARDAMHSAQIPDLWYQVRKKISDIRQTLPPDIQGPFFNDEFGTTFGNIYALTGDGFDYAVLKDYADRIQIQLQRVPDVGKVELLGLQDEKIWIELSNLKLATLGLPLAAVQQALQEQNAVSTAGFFETPTERVQLRVSGNFKTVEEIRNFPIRVGDRTFRIGDVAGIHRGFNDPPAPRMRYMGADAIGLAVAMRDGGDILVLGKALEGEFARLQKNLPAGMELRKVSDQPAAVKTSVGEFVQVLAEALAIVLLVSFFSLGVRTGMVVALAIPLVLAMTFATMYYLGIGLHKISLGALVLALGLLVDDAIIAVEMMAIKMEQGYDRLKAASFAWTSTAFPMLTGTLITAAGFLPIATAQSSTGEYTRSIFQVVTIALLASWVAAVVFVPYLGEKLLPDLAKIHAAKHGTDGPDPYGTPFYQRVRRLVEWCVRRRKTVIVLTLLLFIGSVALFRFVPQQFFPASGRLELMVDLKLAEGASLSNTAEQVKRLEALLKEHAGIDNYVAYVGTGSPRFYLPLDQQLPAASFAQFVVLAKTIEERESLRTWLIETLDEQFPELRSRVTRLENGPPVGYPVQFRVTGEHIEEVRALARKVAAKVRENTHVVNVHLDWEEPSKIVYLNIDQDRARALGVSTANVSKFLQSSLTGASVSQYREDNELIEILLRGTVHERTELALLPSLAVPTDNGKSVALSQIATLEYGFEEGIIWHRNRLPTVTVRADIYGKEQPATLVQQILPTLEGVRAELPEGYLLEVGGTVEDSARGQNSVKAGVPLFIVVVLTLLMLQLRSFSRTAMVFLTAPLGLIGVTLFLLVFRQPFGFVAMLGTIALSGMIMRNSVILVDQIEQDIKAGLIPWQAIIEATVRRFRPIVLTALAAVLAMIPLSRSVFFGPMAVAIMGGLIVATALTLLFLPALYAAWFRVRKDVA